From the genome of Geoglobus ahangari, one region includes:
- a CDS encoding KaiC domain-containing protein encodes MMHLLSTGIRGLDVMLGGGIPRGHMVAVVGQYGTGKTTLGLHFIYEGLKNGERGVIISFDEDEESVIQTAESFGMHFSDFQDQIVVMRLEAEDVKRSLERVESEVKMLVDDIMPSRMLIDSISVLETLYDDAGRYRMLARVRSLVKSSGVTAILTSECDRTNPFSSKYGIIEYVSDGLISLRIIRESELEEAILAIEVVKMRRMNHSRRPRPYSITSSGIEVFEEAEIM; translated from the coding sequence ATGATGCACCTCCTCTCCACGGGAATAAGGGGACTGGACGTGATGCTGGGCGGCGGGATACCGAGGGGACACATGGTTGCGGTCGTTGGCCAGTACGGGACTGGGAAGACAACGCTTGGCCTCCACTTCATCTACGAGGGGCTGAAGAACGGGGAGAGGGGTGTGATAATCAGCTTCGACGAGGACGAGGAGAGTGTGATTCAGACGGCGGAGAGCTTCGGCATGCACTTCTCCGATTTTCAAGACCAGATCGTGGTCATGAGACTCGAGGCTGAGGACGTTAAGAGGAGCCTCGAGAGGGTTGAGAGCGAGGTCAAGATGCTTGTGGACGACATAATGCCATCAAGGATGCTCATCGACTCGATATCCGTCCTCGAGACGCTTTATGATGATGCCGGAAGGTACAGGATGCTCGCAAGGGTCAGGAGCCTCGTGAAGTCCTCGGGGGTCACGGCCATCCTGACGAGCGAGTGCGACAGGACAAACCCATTCAGCTCGAAATACGGAATAATCGAGTACGTCTCAGACGGGCTGATCTCCCTGAGGATCATCAGGGAGAGCGAGCTTGAGGAGGCCATACTCGCCATAGAGGTTGTGAAAATGAGACGGATGAACCACTCGAGGAGACCGAGGCCATACTCAATAACGAGTTCGGGCATCGAGGTTTTTGAAGAAGCCGAAATAATGTAG
- a CDS encoding DEAD/DEAH box helicase, whose amino-acid sequence MEFISHPLIKPKTVERRGYQLSLAASALLDNTLIVLPTGLGKTVVALLVIASRLLNHDGKVLFLAPTKPLVEQHAEFLRRTLRIDESEIVAISGETPPEKRPEIYGKARVIVSTPQVVENDILTGRLKLDDFVLVIFDEAHRAVGNYSYVFIAKEYMQRARNPLILGITASPGSDIERVREVIGNLFIKNLEIKTEYDPDVRPYVSQKEIEWVKVEMPEELQAVKKGFEKSLEMRYRKFQRLGLDIDISNATKKELLALQEALQTQAGETGEQVYFEALSVLAEIMKIQHAIELIETQGVDALKRYLKRLFREAKGRGSKASKSLFEDPVFRESMIRALKVSVEHPKMRKLIEILREQFERKPDSRVIVFANFRDTADKLVEVLRRHGFKAEKFIGQANREEDRGMSQREQLEVLNAFRSGEVNVLVSTSVGEEGLDIPATDLVVFYEAVPSEIRAIQRKGRTGRGREGRIVVLITKGTRDEAYYWASVRKEKMMYDMLYRLRDEIRARESDYSLKRFIQLEEETPRLVIYADSREMRSGVVRKLREKGVDVIVRNLEVADYVLSERVGVERKTVDDFLDSLVGRERLFSQIMNLKRSYQRPVVIIEGESIYGRRRVNPSSVRGAIATIAIDFGVPVIFTRNEDETADFLVSIARREQEIKKRDVSLHADKTKRSLREELEYVVSAIPEVGPVIARNLLEHFRTVRAIANASVEELMRVPKVGRKTAERIWRFFNTPYSEESYIHEEEGEET is encoded by the coding sequence ATGGAGTTCATCTCTCACCCACTGATTAAGCCAAAGACCGTGGAGAGAAGGGGCTACCAGCTCTCACTCGCCGCTTCAGCCCTCCTTGACAACACGCTGATAGTTCTGCCAACGGGACTCGGAAAGACGGTTGTCGCGCTCCTCGTCATAGCGTCACGCCTCCTGAACCACGACGGGAAGGTTCTCTTCCTCGCCCCGACCAAGCCCCTCGTTGAGCAGCACGCGGAATTTCTGAGAAGGACGCTGAGAATTGACGAAAGCGAGATAGTGGCGATAAGCGGGGAAACTCCTCCTGAAAAGAGGCCGGAGATTTATGGGAAAGCGAGGGTCATCGTCTCCACACCTCAGGTTGTGGAAAACGACATCCTGACCGGAAGGCTGAAGCTCGACGACTTCGTGCTCGTGATATTTGACGAGGCTCACAGGGCTGTTGGGAACTACTCCTACGTCTTCATAGCCAAGGAGTACATGCAGAGGGCAAGGAACCCCCTCATACTCGGGATAACCGCCTCGCCGGGAAGCGACATCGAGAGGGTGAGAGAAGTCATAGGCAACCTGTTCATAAAGAACCTCGAGATCAAGACGGAGTACGACCCAGACGTGAGGCCCTACGTGTCCCAGAAGGAGATAGAGTGGGTCAAGGTGGAGATGCCAGAGGAACTTCAGGCTGTGAAAAAGGGGTTCGAGAAGTCGCTTGAGATGCGCTACAGGAAATTCCAGAGGCTCGGACTCGACATAGACATCTCGAACGCAACGAAAAAGGAGCTCCTCGCCCTTCAAGAGGCCCTGCAGACTCAGGCAGGGGAGACGGGGGAGCAGGTTTATTTTGAGGCACTCTCCGTGCTCGCTGAGATAATGAAGATCCAGCACGCCATAGAACTCATAGAGACGCAGGGCGTTGATGCCCTGAAGAGGTACCTGAAGAGGCTGTTCAGGGAGGCTAAGGGAAGGGGCAGCAAGGCCTCGAAGTCGCTCTTTGAAGACCCGGTTTTCAGAGAGAGCATGATCAGGGCACTGAAGGTCAGCGTGGAGCATCCGAAGATGAGGAAGCTCATCGAGATTCTCAGAGAGCAGTTCGAAAGGAAGCCGGACTCGAGGGTGATTGTTTTTGCAAACTTCAGGGACACGGCAGACAAGCTCGTGGAGGTGCTGAGAAGGCACGGCTTCAAAGCGGAGAAGTTCATCGGTCAGGCAAACAGGGAAGAGGACAGGGGGATGAGTCAGAGGGAGCAGCTGGAGGTTCTCAACGCGTTTAGGAGCGGTGAGGTCAACGTGCTCGTCTCGACGAGCGTTGGTGAGGAGGGGCTCGACATCCCTGCAACAGACCTCGTTGTCTTCTACGAGGCCGTTCCGTCGGAGATAAGGGCGATCCAGAGGAAGGGGAGAACCGGGAGGGGCAGGGAAGGAAGAATCGTCGTGCTCATAACCAAGGGGACGAGGGACGAGGCATACTACTGGGCGAGCGTGAGGAAGGAGAAGATGATGTACGACATGCTCTACAGGCTTAGGGACGAGATACGGGCGAGAGAGAGCGACTACAGCCTGAAGAGGTTCATTCAGCTCGAAGAAGAAACTCCAAGGCTCGTGATCTACGCCGACTCGAGGGAGATGAGGAGCGGGGTTGTGAGGAAGCTCAGAGAGAAAGGTGTGGATGTGATTGTCAGGAATCTGGAGGTCGCAGACTACGTGCTGAGCGAGAGGGTTGGCGTTGAGAGGAAGACCGTGGACGACTTCCTCGACAGCCTTGTGGGCAGGGAGAGGCTGTTCTCCCAGATCATGAACCTGAAGAGGAGTTACCAGAGGCCGGTGGTGATAATAGAAGGGGAGAGCATATACGGAAGGAGGAGGGTTAACCCGTCATCCGTGAGGGGTGCAATAGCGACGATAGCGATTGACTTCGGCGTTCCCGTGATATTCACGAGGAACGAAGACGAGACGGCCGACTTTCTCGTCTCCATAGCGAGGAGGGAGCAGGAGATAAAGAAAAGGGACGTATCGCTGCATGCAGACAAGACCAAGCGCAGCTTAAGAGAGGAGCTCGAGTACGTCGTCTCTGCAATTCCGGAGGTTGGGCCCGTGATCGCGAGAAACCTGCTCGAACACTTCAGAACGGTGAGGGCAATAGCCAACGCGAGCGTTGAGGAGCTGATGAGGGTGCCCAAGGTTGGAAGGAAGACGGCCGAGAGGATCTGGAGATTCTTCAACACCCCATACAGCGAGGAAAGCTATATACATGAGGAGGAGGGAGAAGAGACATGA